In Hamadaea flava, a genomic segment contains:
- a CDS encoding ABC transporter ATP-binding protein translates to MAESAAPIVRAIGLSKVYGEDESLVRAVDEVDLEVPAGQTLAVVGASGCGKSTLLHLLGGLDRPSDGEVWLGGRRIDHFGERALARLRRKAIGFVFQAYHLIEELTAAENVQLPALLAGVSPRTARRRAVALLDRVGLADRAGRLPAELSGGQRQRVALARALVNEPLVVFADEPTGNLDSAATHEILRLFADLRTRGQTLVLVTHDERVAATADRVVSMRDGMVTGDTGFTRSGGAARGNGLYGSLLSWEG, encoded by the coding sequence ATGGCGGAGTCCGCGGCGCCCATAGTGCGCGCGATCGGTCTGTCCAAGGTGTACGGCGAGGACGAGAGCCTGGTCCGCGCGGTCGACGAGGTCGACTTGGAGGTGCCGGCCGGGCAGACGCTGGCCGTCGTCGGGGCGAGTGGCTGCGGCAAGTCCACCCTGCTGCACCTGCTCGGTGGGCTGGACCGGCCGAGCGACGGCGAGGTGTGGCTCGGCGGGCGGCGGATCGACCACTTCGGCGAGCGGGCGCTGGCGCGGCTGCGCCGCAAGGCGATCGGTTTCGTCTTCCAGGCGTACCACTTGATCGAGGAGCTGACCGCGGCGGAGAACGTCCAACTGCCGGCGCTGCTGGCCGGGGTCTCGCCGCGGACGGCCAGGCGCCGGGCGGTCGCCCTGCTCGATCGGGTCGGTCTCGCCGACCGCGCCGGGCGGCTGCCGGCCGAGTTGTCGGGCGGGCAACGGCAACGCGTCGCCCTTGCCCGCGCGCTGGTGAACGAGCCGCTGGTGGTCTTCGCCGACGAGCCGACCGGCAACCTCGACAGCGCCGCGACGCACGAGATCCTCCGGCTCTTCGCCGACCTGCGCACAAGAGGGCAGACCCTTGTCCTGGTCACGCACGACGAGCGGGTGGCCGCGACCGCCGACCGCGTCGTGTCGATGCGCGACGGCATGGTCACCGGCGACACCGGGTTCACCCGAAGCGGCGGAGCCGCCCGGGGAAACGGGCTCTACGGCAGCCTGCTGAGCTGGGAAGGCTGA
- a CDS encoding PadR family transcriptional regulator → MQDVVLALLVKEPSHGYDLRRRLSAALGPVGETLNAGQIYVTLTRLERAGLVRQEREDEPTRGPRRKVYALTPPGRDRVGEWLAESAGAKPDVAEFHLKLVAAAVSGLADPRVLVAGQRRELMHGLGQVQRAALDYESDSEPWLLLEGVALRMQADLRWLDVCERVWSARVGRVE, encoded by the coding sequence GTGCAGGACGTGGTGCTGGCGCTGCTGGTCAAGGAACCGTCGCACGGCTACGACCTGCGCCGGCGGCTGTCGGCGGCGCTCGGGCCGGTGGGCGAGACGCTCAACGCCGGGCAGATCTACGTGACGCTCACCCGGCTGGAACGGGCCGGGCTCGTGCGGCAGGAACGCGAGGACGAGCCGACCCGGGGACCGCGACGCAAGGTGTACGCGTTGACACCGCCCGGCCGCGACCGGGTCGGCGAGTGGCTGGCCGAGTCGGCCGGGGCCAAGCCGGATGTCGCGGAGTTCCACTTGAAGCTGGTGGCGGCGGCGGTGTCGGGACTGGCCGATCCCCGGGTGCTCGTCGCGGGACAGCGGCGGGAGCTGATGCACGGCCTCGGGCAGGTGCAACGGGCCGCGCTCGACTACGAGTCGGATTCCGAGCCCTGGCTGCTGCTGGAGGGCGTCGCGCTGCGGATGCAGGCCGATCTGCGCTGGCTGGACGTATGCGAACGGGTGTGGTCGGCCCGGGTCGGGAGGGTGGAGTGA
- a CDS encoding ABC transporter permease encodes MKTLRDTGVLFGRSMRHIVRSPDTIITVLITPVMLMLLFVYVFGGAIQTGTEKYIDYLLPGILLIAIASGISYTAVRLFSDVQTGLFSRFNSMPIGRSSLLWGHVLTSMVSNAISVVVIIGIGLLMGFRASADLLGWLAVTGILALFTLALTWLAAIPGLTAKSIDGASAFAYPLIFLPFISSAFVPTDTMPTPVRVFAENQPVTSIVESLQSLLHDQPVGNDIWVALAWCVGIAAIAYFFAMRAYKRVG; translated from the coding sequence ATGAAGACGCTCCGCGACACCGGTGTCCTGTTCGGACGGTCCATGCGCCACATCGTGCGCAGTCCGGACACCATCATCACGGTGCTGATCACGCCGGTCATGCTCATGCTGCTGTTCGTCTACGTGTTCGGCGGCGCGATCCAGACCGGCACCGAGAAGTACATCGACTACCTGCTGCCGGGCATCCTGCTGATCGCGATCGCCAGCGGCATCTCGTACACCGCGGTGCGGCTGTTCTCCGACGTTCAGACCGGCCTGTTCTCCCGGTTCAACTCGATGCCCATCGGCCGCTCGTCGCTGCTGTGGGGGCACGTGCTGACCTCGATGGTGTCCAACGCCATCTCGGTCGTCGTGATCATCGGCATCGGCCTGCTCATGGGCTTCCGGGCGAGTGCGGACCTGCTGGGCTGGCTCGCGGTGACGGGCATCCTCGCCCTGTTCACCCTGGCGCTGACCTGGCTCGCGGCCATCCCCGGGCTGACCGCGAAGTCGATCGACGGCGCGAGCGCGTTCGCGTACCCGCTGATCTTCCTGCCGTTCATCAGCTCCGCGTTCGTCCCGACCGACACGATGCCCACCCCGGTACGCGTCTTCGCCGAGAATCAGCCCGTCACGTCGATCGTCGAGTCGCTGCAGTCGCTGCTGCACGACCAGCCCGTCGGCAACGACATCTGGGTGGCCCTGGCCTGGTGCGTCGGCATCGCGGCGATCGCATACTTCTTCGCGATGCGGGCGTACAAGCGCGTCGGCTGA
- a CDS encoding ABC transporter ATP-binding protein: MTDKAIQVEGLQKSFTGVEVLKGVDFDVRRGEIFALLGSNGAGKTTTIKACATLLKPDGGTLRVGGFDPVREPDKVRAVISLTGQFAAVDGILTGRENLVLIAKLRAVADPRKVAADLLARFGLTEAADRRASTYSGGMTRRLDIAMSLVGEPAVIFLDEPTTGLDPEGRIEVWKTVKELAKSGTTILLTTQYLDEAEQLADRIAILHGGRIIANGTLDDLKQLFPPAKVEYIEKQPSLEEVFLAIVGERKGQ, translated from the coding sequence GTGACTGACAAGGCGATTCAGGTGGAGGGCTTGCAGAAGTCCTTCACGGGAGTCGAGGTGCTGAAGGGCGTCGACTTCGACGTGCGGCGCGGCGAGATCTTCGCGCTGCTCGGCTCGAACGGCGCCGGCAAGACGACCACTATCAAGGCCTGCGCGACGCTGCTCAAGCCGGACGGCGGCACGCTGCGGGTCGGTGGCTTCGACCCCGTCCGCGAGCCCGACAAGGTGCGTGCGGTGATCAGCCTGACGGGCCAGTTCGCCGCCGTGGACGGAATCCTGACCGGTCGGGAGAACCTGGTGCTGATCGCCAAGCTCCGGGCGGTCGCCGACCCGAGGAAGGTGGCGGCGGACCTGCTCGCCCGGTTCGGGCTCACCGAGGCGGCCGACCGCCGGGCGAGCACCTACTCGGGTGGCATGACCCGCCGGCTCGACATCGCGATGAGCCTGGTCGGCGAGCCGGCCGTGATCTTCCTCGACGAGCCGACCACCGGGCTGGACCCGGAGGGCCGGATCGAGGTCTGGAAGACGGTCAAGGAACTCGCCAAGAGCGGCACCACGATCCTGCTGACCACCCAGTACCTGGACGAGGCCGAGCAGCTCGCCGACCGGATCGCGATCCTGCACGGCGGGCGGATCATCGCCAACGGAACCCTCGACGACCTCAAGCAGCTGTTCCCGCCCGCGAAGGTTGAGTACATCGAGAAGCAGCCATCCCTCGAAGAAGTTTTCCTCGCCATCGTCGGCGAGAGGAAGGGCCAGTGA
- a CDS encoding DUF4097 family beta strand repeat-containing protein: MPTFQTPESIAVTIELGFGHVRIAASDRADTVVEVRPSDESDESDVKAAQQVRVDYSNGQLRLVGPKRKLDFSRKTRSVDVTVDLPTGSHVFADLQAGDLRGVGRLGECRVKTGAGNAWLQLTGPLNVNTGAGEVTVDGVAGTAEIGTGSGKVQLGMIDGTAAIKNSNGDTTIDSVTGELRVRAANGSISVEKAGAGVDVKTSNGNIRLGEVVRGSVTLGTAMGSLEIGIADGTAAWLDVNTSFGHVRNLMTDATKPDGAAQIVEVRGRTSYGDITIHRA, translated from the coding sequence ATGCCTACTTTCCAGACGCCCGAATCGATCGCCGTCACCATCGAGCTCGGCTTCGGTCACGTGCGGATCGCCGCGAGCGACCGAGCCGACACCGTCGTCGAGGTGCGCCCGAGCGACGAGTCCGACGAGTCCGACGTGAAGGCCGCCCAGCAGGTCCGCGTCGACTACAGCAACGGCCAGCTCCGGCTCGTCGGCCCGAAGCGCAAGCTCGACTTCTCCCGCAAGACCCGGTCCGTGGACGTCACCGTCGACCTGCCCACCGGTTCGCACGTCTTCGCCGATCTGCAGGCGGGCGACCTGCGGGGCGTCGGCCGACTCGGCGAGTGCCGGGTCAAGACGGGGGCCGGGAACGCCTGGCTCCAGTTGACCGGCCCGCTCAACGTGAACACCGGAGCCGGTGAGGTCACCGTCGACGGCGTCGCCGGCACGGCGGAGATCGGCACGGGTAGCGGCAAGGTCCAGCTGGGCATGATCGACGGCACCGCGGCGATCAAGAACTCCAACGGCGACACCACGATCGACTCGGTCACCGGCGAGCTGCGCGTACGCGCGGCGAACGGCAGCATCTCGGTCGAGAAGGCCGGCGCCGGAGTCGACGTGAAGACGTCCAACGGCAACATCCGGCTCGGCGAGGTCGTCCGCGGCTCGGTGACCCTGGGGACCGCCATGGGCAGCCTCGAGATCGGCATCGCCGACGGCACCGCGGCCTGGCTGGACGTCAACACCTCGTTCGGGCACGTCCGCAACCTCATGACCGACGCCACCAAGCCCGACGGCGCCGCGCAGATCGTCGAGGTACGCGGCCGCACCTCCTACGGCGACATCACCATCCATCGCGCCTGA
- a CDS encoding YlcI/YnfO family protein, whose protein sequence is MDLTTYVNNLGREFATLAEGGGEEARALVERLTGSLESAIRMTLLEALSAAADEITQDLAPGSVELRLRGRDPNFVVTPPPAEPTAAVTVDAPATADRAADNEALFAEDGPSARINVRLPEQLKAAIEEAAAKEGRSVNAWLVRSAAAALQRTEREQRFDPLGVGGRTKQSFTGWVR, encoded by the coding sequence ATGGACTTGACCACGTATGTGAACAACCTCGGCCGCGAGTTCGCCACGCTGGCCGAAGGCGGCGGCGAGGAGGCGCGTGCGCTGGTCGAGCGCCTGACCGGATCGCTGGAGTCGGCGATCCGCATGACCCTCCTGGAGGCGTTGTCGGCCGCGGCCGACGAGATCACTCAAGATCTGGCACCCGGCTCGGTCGAGCTGCGCCTGCGGGGCCGCGACCCGAACTTCGTCGTGACCCCGCCGCCCGCCGAGCCGACCGCCGCGGTGACCGTGGACGCCCCGGCGACCGCCGATCGAGCGGCCGACAACGAGGCGCTGTTCGCCGAGGACGGGCCGTCCGCACGGATCAACGTACGCCTGCCCGAGCAGCTCAAGGCCGCGATCGAGGAGGCCGCCGCGAAGGAGGGGCGCTCGGTCAACGCCTGGCTCGTCCGGTCGGCCGCCGCCGCTCTCCAGCGAACCGAACGGGAGCAGCGCTTCGACCCGCTCGGCGTCGGCGGGCGTACCAAGCAGAGCTTCACCGGCTGGGTGCGCTAG
- a CDS encoding alpha/beta fold hydrolase, giving the protein MPDDKVQVVDEGQGQVILVVHPGLDDGASWGKVAARLTARFRVVRIHRRQYRLDLADRLPCSIADEAAEVAALAQSFDEPVLLVGHSSGAVVALEALVRSTASFSGAVLYEPPVHLRVGEWTAAVAHAQAEIAAGRPGTAMKIFTRDIVALPGWIAGLIAMFVAFSPRFRALAPHQVDDAAAIENLGVRLDAYAGIAVPIVLLGGDRSPAHLIQRLKALQSVIPAAELVTMPGQGHDANTRAPETVAGVVEGQADKVWTR; this is encoded by the coding sequence ATGCCGGATGACAAGGTGCAGGTCGTCGACGAAGGCCAAGGTCAGGTGATCCTGGTCGTGCATCCCGGGCTCGACGACGGCGCGTCGTGGGGCAAGGTGGCGGCCCGGTTGACCGCACGGTTCCGAGTCGTCCGGATCCACCGCCGCCAGTACCGCCTGGATCTCGCGGATCGGCTGCCCTGCTCGATCGCCGACGAGGCCGCGGAGGTGGCGGCGTTGGCGCAGAGCTTCGACGAACCGGTGCTGCTGGTCGGGCATTCGTCCGGTGCCGTCGTGGCGCTGGAAGCCCTGGTCCGGTCGACGGCGTCCTTCAGCGGAGCGGTGCTCTACGAACCACCGGTCCATCTGCGTGTCGGCGAGTGGACCGCGGCCGTGGCGCATGCGCAGGCGGAGATCGCCGCCGGTCGGCCGGGGACCGCCATGAAGATCTTCACCCGGGACATCGTGGCCTTGCCGGGCTGGATCGCCGGCCTCATCGCGATGTTCGTCGCGTTCTCGCCGCGATTCCGGGCGCTGGCCCCGCATCAGGTGGACGACGCCGCCGCCATCGAGAACCTCGGCGTACGCCTGGACGCGTACGCGGGGATCGCCGTGCCGATCGTGCTGCTCGGCGGTGATCGCAGTCCGGCGCATCTGATCCAGCGCCTGAAGGCTCTCCAGAGCGTCATCCCCGCCGCCGAGCTGGTGACGATGCCCGGCCAGGGGCACGACGCCAATACGCGGGCCCCGGAGACGGTCGCCGGTGTCGTCGAGGGTCAGGCGGACAAGGTCTGGACCCGGTGA
- a CDS encoding TetR/AcrR family transcriptional regulator C-terminal domain-containing protein: MAASNRPGLTRQTLIDTALRLLNEVGLDGLTVRRLATELGVQSPALYWHIRTKQELLDEIADAIVQAPGMGPPDPGESWQDWLTRRARAYRQSLLAHRDGARIVANAQGLSTRTIQALNAELGGLVAYGFTPVLALRTITAVTNYATGFVLREQTDRPPRTPDAWLEGLPGLLSGDASAPLLVALRDGGSPVGDEAFEYGLRLLIAGTSATLAP; encoded by the coding sequence ATGGCTGCTTCGAACCGCCCGGGCCTGACCCGGCAGACCCTGATCGACACCGCGCTGCGCCTGCTGAACGAGGTGGGCCTGGACGGGCTGACTGTGCGCCGGCTCGCCACCGAACTCGGCGTCCAGTCCCCCGCGCTCTACTGGCACATCCGCACCAAACAGGAACTTCTCGACGAGATCGCCGACGCGATCGTCCAGGCGCCCGGCATGGGCCCACCCGACCCCGGCGAGTCGTGGCAGGACTGGCTCACCCGCCGAGCGCGCGCCTACCGCCAGTCGCTGCTGGCACACCGAGACGGCGCCCGCATCGTGGCCAACGCGCAGGGCCTCAGCACCCGGACCATCCAGGCGCTGAACGCCGAATTGGGTGGGCTCGTGGCGTACGGGTTCACGCCGGTGCTGGCCCTCCGGACGATCACGGCCGTGACGAACTACGCCACCGGCTTCGTCCTGCGAGAGCAGACCGACCGCCCCCCGCGTACGCCGGACGCCTGGCTGGAAGGGCTGCCCGGACTGCTCTCCGGCGACGCCTCAGCCCCTCTGCTCGTCGCCCTCCGTGACGGCGGAAGTCCGGTCGGCGACGAGGCGTTCGAGTACGGGCTGCGCCTGTTGATCGCGGGCACCTCAGCCACTCTCGCGCCCTGA
- a CDS encoding right-handed parallel beta-helix repeat-containing protein codes for MKARLFSALTALSVVGTVVVLTDHPAAADPPWPTTPPAAICGDTSVLNGPSTPPTGAVTVPAGDNSAFNFNQPGATFWFAPGTHTFADDLYGQINAKAGTTYLGGPGAIIDGRNLNLYAFTGDVANVTIKYLTIKNFGRGNDNMNEGVVNHDSGTNWTIQYNTVSNNDGAAVFLGTGNVVSYNCLKDNGQYGFSMFKMPIDGDSAIKNIVLDHNEIAGNNTDDWESQFEGCGCTGGGKFWDVNGATITDNYVHDNKGTGLWADTNNIDFLFEGNLIDHNDGEGIWYEISYNATMRNNTLTRNAWVSGNNNLGSPGPAIYLSESGGDARLASTVSGAAAIRIYDNLIQDNFSGVSIYENANRFCDSNGNTSKGYCTPFVSPTLIPEPHDYEYPNPISATHPCYTSIASAPYLTDCRWHSANIEVRNNEFRFDSTVVPCAGTYCGVQALYATGADNMSWSPYTVAGVQNAVMFTNNNHFHDNQYFGNWRFAKGYGETIGYSAWRAAPYNQEANSTFDGDEGGTPSTPSTSDLDADTATLEGSIGQWQDWYSAATSRSTDAAHSGTSGLRVGVTGGSGWGVQTGNWPGFTTTAGTKKISLWGKLGSGTNLQPKLTVKWLDGSSAVLQTDQVTLPVLTATWQAATALVEAPAGSATALVSLTGNGSTGDYMYLDDFVVGDAPNLLDADTAGAGSTVGKWQSWYSATVAASTQQAHAGTSSLCVTVTDPWGWALQLSNWPGFTAGAGAKRVSYWGKQGTGAISSVTLRVKWLDASQTLLGTDLVPLNALSTSWQKATADVTAPAGTANVAVEVYSSSGVANDSLYLDQVLITDAG; via the coding sequence GTGAAAGCCCGCCTGTTCTCGGCGCTGACGGCGCTGTCGGTCGTGGGTACGGTCGTCGTTCTGACGGACCATCCCGCTGCCGCGGACCCGCCCTGGCCGACCACACCGCCCGCGGCGATCTGCGGTGACACCAGCGTCCTGAACGGGCCGTCCACTCCGCCCACCGGCGCGGTCACCGTCCCGGCCGGGGACAACAGCGCTTTCAACTTCAACCAGCCGGGTGCGACGTTCTGGTTCGCACCCGGTACGCACACCTTCGCCGACGACCTCTACGGCCAGATCAACGCGAAGGCCGGCACGACGTACCTCGGCGGGCCCGGCGCGATCATCGACGGCCGCAACCTCAACCTGTACGCCTTCACGGGCGACGTCGCGAACGTCACCATCAAGTATCTGACCATCAAGAACTTCGGTCGTGGCAACGACAACATGAACGAGGGCGTCGTCAACCACGACTCCGGTACCAACTGGACGATCCAGTACAACACCGTGTCCAACAACGACGGTGCCGCCGTCTTCCTGGGGACCGGCAACGTCGTGTCCTACAACTGCCTGAAGGACAACGGGCAGTACGGCTTCAGCATGTTCAAGATGCCGATCGACGGCGACTCGGCGATCAAGAACATCGTCCTGGACCACAACGAGATCGCCGGCAACAACACCGACGACTGGGAGAGCCAGTTCGAAGGGTGCGGCTGCACGGGCGGCGGCAAGTTCTGGGACGTCAACGGGGCCACCATCACCGACAACTACGTGCACGACAACAAGGGCACGGGGCTGTGGGCGGACACGAACAACATCGACTTCCTGTTCGAGGGCAACCTGATCGACCACAACGACGGCGAAGGCATCTGGTACGAGATCAGCTACAACGCCACGATGCGCAACAACACCCTGACGCGTAACGCTTGGGTGAGCGGTAACAACAACCTGGGCTCGCCCGGACCGGCGATCTACCTGTCCGAGTCGGGCGGCGACGCCCGCCTGGCCAGCACCGTGAGTGGCGCCGCCGCGATTCGCATCTACGACAACCTGATCCAGGACAACTTCTCCGGCGTCTCGATCTACGAGAACGCCAACCGCTTCTGCGACTCGAACGGCAACACGAGCAAGGGGTACTGCACGCCGTTCGTCTCCCCGACGCTCATCCCCGAGCCGCACGACTACGAGTACCCCAACCCGATCAGCGCCACGCACCCCTGCTACACCAGCATCGCGAGCGCGCCGTACCTGACCGACTGCCGCTGGCACTCCGCCAACATCGAGGTACGCAACAACGAGTTCCGCTTCGACAGCACGGTCGTCCCCTGCGCCGGCACCTACTGCGGCGTACAGGCGCTCTATGCCACGGGCGCCGACAACATGTCGTGGTCGCCGTACACCGTGGCCGGTGTGCAGAACGCCGTGATGTTCACCAACAACAACCACTTCCACGACAACCAGTACTTCGGGAACTGGCGGTTCGCGAAGGGCTACGGCGAGACCATCGGCTACTCCGCGTGGCGGGCCGCGCCGTACAACCAGGAGGCCAACAGCACGTTCGACGGCGACGAAGGCGGTACGCCGTCCACCCCGTCGACGAGCGACCTGGACGCGGACACCGCGACCCTGGAAGGCTCCATCGGCCAGTGGCAGGACTGGTACTCGGCGGCGACCTCGCGGTCCACCGACGCGGCGCACAGCGGGACCTCCGGTCTGCGCGTCGGCGTGACCGGCGGCAGCGGTTGGGGCGTGCAGACCGGCAACTGGCCGGGCTTCACCACGACGGCGGGCACGAAGAAGATCAGCCTGTGGGGCAAGCTCGGCTCGGGCACGAACCTGCAGCCGAAGCTGACGGTCAAGTGGCTGGACGGCAGCTCGGCCGTGCTGCAGACCGATCAGGTGACGCTGCCCGTGCTCACCGCCACCTGGCAGGCGGCCACCGCGCTGGTCGAGGCTCCGGCAGGATCCGCCACCGCGTTGGTGTCGTTGACCGGCAACGGAAGCACCGGGGATTACATGTACCTGGACGACTTCGTGGTCGGCGACGCGCCCAACCTCCTCGACGCCGACACCGCCGGAGCGGGGTCGACGGTCGGCAAGTGGCAGTCCTGGTACTCCGCCACGGTGGCTGCCTCGACGCAGCAGGCCCACGCGGGCACGAGCAGCCTGTGCGTCACGGTCACCGATCCGTGGGGCTGGGCGCTTCAGCTGTCCAACTGGCCCGGCTTCACCGCCGGCGCGGGCGCCAAGCGGGTCAGCTACTGGGGCAAGCAGGGCACCGGCGCGATCTCGAGCGTCACCCTCCGGGTCAAGTGGCTCGACGCGAGTCAGACGCTCCTGGGGACCGACCTCGTGCCGCTGAACGCCTTGAGCACCAGCTGGCAGAAGGCTACCGCCGACGTCACCGCGCCCGCCGGCACCGCGAACGTCGCAGTCGAGGTCTACAGCAGTTCAGGCGTCGCGAACGACAGCCTGTACCTCGACCAGGTGCTGATCACCGACGCCGGGTGA
- a CDS encoding VOC family protein produces MTALIRHITVDCADPYTLAGFWSEVTGYPRHPSDEPGADQALLVAPDGEGPGVLFSRVPVEKVGEARAGRRIHLDVMPTVGTRDDEVERLKKIGATEFEDHRKPDGTGWVTLADPEGNLFCVERSATERV; encoded by the coding sequence GTGACTGCCTTGATTCGGCATATCACCGTGGACTGCGCGGACCCCTACACGCTGGCCGGGTTCTGGAGCGAGGTCACCGGCTACCCACGGCATCCCTCCGACGAGCCCGGTGCCGACCAGGCGCTGCTCGTCGCGCCCGACGGTGAGGGCCCGGGGGTGTTGTTCTCGCGTGTTCCGGTGGAGAAGGTCGGCGAAGCGAGAGCCGGTCGCCGCATTCATCTCGACGTCATGCCCACCGTCGGGACTCGGGACGACGAGGTCGAGCGGCTGAAGAAGATCGGCGCGACGGAGTTCGAGGATCACCGCAAGCCCGACGGCACGGGCTGGGTGACCCTGGCCGACCCGGAGGGCAACCTCTTCTGCGTCGAGCGCAGCGCTACCGAACGGGTCTAG
- a CDS encoding sensor histidine kinase, which produces MRRRLPRPTLRLRLTLLNGLLLVGAGALLIALAFLLASEALQPAEHLDPSSQVVLADGRQLPVEEWERQLRRDVGAELLEKGLLALVAISVVGVVGGYAVVGRALRPLQQVTATARRLGGQNLDQRIRYEGADDEVAELAGTFDAMLDRLKVAFDSQRRFVANASHELRTPLAVMKTEIDVTLSDPKADLAELRRMGTVVKDASERANALVDALLVLARSEAQTALARKQAADLADGVPGALDAMSREIRRLDLDVALDLAPAPVVGDPSLLERLAGNLIENACRYNHRDGRIWVRTGSGGGTSQLIVGNTGFEVDQADVEGLFEPFRRGGRERTGARGSGLGLSIVRAVCHAHGGSVHAVALPGGGLEVTVAVPSAVLGAAEGISSGP; this is translated from the coding sequence GTGAGACGCCGCCTTCCGCGGCCGACCCTGCGCCTGCGGCTGACCCTGCTCAACGGGCTGCTCCTGGTCGGCGCGGGCGCGCTGCTCATCGCGCTCGCCTTCCTGCTGGCCAGCGAGGCGCTCCAACCGGCCGAGCACCTCGATCCGTCATCCCAGGTCGTGCTGGCCGACGGCCGCCAGCTGCCGGTCGAGGAGTGGGAACGGCAGCTGCGCCGCGACGTCGGCGCGGAACTGCTGGAGAAGGGCCTGCTGGCCCTCGTCGCGATCAGCGTCGTGGGCGTCGTCGGCGGGTACGCCGTCGTCGGCCGCGCGCTGCGTCCCCTCCAGCAGGTCACCGCGACCGCACGCCGCCTCGGCGGGCAGAACCTCGACCAGCGCATCCGGTACGAGGGCGCCGACGACGAGGTGGCCGAACTCGCCGGAACCTTCGACGCCATGCTCGACCGGTTGAAGGTCGCCTTCGACTCGCAGCGGCGTTTCGTCGCCAACGCCTCCCACGAACTGCGTACGCCGCTCGCCGTGATGAAGACTGAGATCGACGTGACGCTGTCGGACCCGAAGGCAGATCTGGCCGAGCTGCGCCGGATGGGCACGGTCGTCAAGGACGCCTCCGAACGGGCGAACGCCTTGGTCGACGCGCTTCTCGTGCTGGCCCGGTCGGAGGCGCAGACCGCCCTGGCCCGCAAACAGGCGGCCGATCTGGCGGACGGCGTACCGGGGGCGCTGGACGCGATGTCCCGGGAGATCCGGCGGCTTGACCTCGACGTCGCCCTCGATCTGGCGCCCGCGCCCGTCGTCGGCGACCCGAGCCTGCTGGAACGCCTGGCGGGCAACCTCATCGAGAACGCCTGCCGCTACAACCACCGCGACGGGCGGATCTGGGTGCGTACCGGCAGCGGCGGGGGGACCAGCCAGCTCATCGTCGGCAACACCGGCTTCGAGGTCGACCAGGCCGACGTCGAGGGCCTGTTCGAGCCGTTCCGCCGGGGTGGGCGGGAGCGTACGGGCGCCCGGGGATCCGGCCTCGGCCTGTCCATCGTCCGGGCCGTCTGCCATGCCCACGGCGGCAGTGTCCACGCTGTCGCGCTGCCGGGTGGCGGCCTGGAGGTCACCGTCGCGGTTCCCAGCGCTGTTCTCGGTGCCGCTGAGGGAATATCATCTGGCCCGTGA
- a CDS encoding response regulator transcription factor, protein MRVLVIEDEQHLADAIARGLRRHGMAVDVAYDGDAGHEAAFVTRYDVVVLDRDLPGVHGDQICADLVASGALTRVLMLTASGTVADRVEGLSLGADDYLPKPFDFSELVARVQALGRRATPVTPPILHVADVTLDPAKRIATRAGQQLDLTNKEFGLLEALLRADGAVVSTEELLERVWDANADPFTTIVRVTMRTLRRKLGDPPLIETLVGAGYRITAEPADQS, encoded by the coding sequence ATGCGCGTACTCGTGATTGAGGACGAGCAGCACCTGGCCGACGCCATCGCGCGGGGCCTGCGCCGGCACGGCATGGCGGTGGACGTGGCCTACGACGGCGACGCGGGCCACGAGGCCGCCTTCGTCACGCGGTACGACGTGGTCGTGCTGGACCGGGACCTGCCGGGCGTGCACGGCGACCAGATCTGCGCGGACCTGGTGGCGTCGGGGGCACTGACCCGTGTGCTGATGCTGACCGCGAGCGGCACGGTGGCCGACCGCGTCGAGGGCCTCAGCCTGGGTGCGGACGACTACCTGCCGAAGCCGTTCGACTTCAGCGAACTCGTCGCCCGGGTGCAGGCGCTCGGCCGGCGGGCCACCCCGGTCACGCCGCCGATCTTGCATGTGGCCGATGTCACCCTCGATCCGGCCAAGCGCATCGCGACCCGGGCCGGTCAGCAGCTCGACCTGACGAACAAGGAGTTCGGGCTGCTGGAGGCGCTGCTGCGGGCGGACGGCGCGGTCGTCAGCACCGAGGAACTCCTCGAACGTGTCTGGGACGCCAACGCCGACCCGTTCACCACGATCGTCCGGGTCACCATGCGTACGCTGCGACGCAAGCTCGGGGACCCGCCGCTGATCGAGACGCTCGTCGGCGCGGGCTATCGGATCACGGCCGAACCCGCGGACCAGTCGTGA